A genomic window from Flavobacterium sp. I3-2 includes:
- the lpxD gene encoding UDP-3-O-(3-hydroxymyristoyl)glucosamine N-acyltransferase, translating into MNDKTFTIAEINSFLKGDVEGYYSGKLTGPENIDSALTSQITFIRDKKFEKKWHTSKASVAIVNKNVSIEPGEKRAFIKVDNVDLAMSQILSIYALPLAEVKNEQHVTAIVDPSAIIGKGVKIGAGCFVGPRTIIGDYTILYPNVTILDDCEIGNNNVFWSGSVIRERTVIGSNCIFHPNATIGADGFGYRPCPEVGLVKIPHIGNVMIGDWVEIGANSCVDRGKFSSTVIGTGCKIDNLVQIGHNSVLGNFCIMAGNSGLAGSVKLGNGVVIGGSASIKDHTVIGDGAVIGAGSGVTGDVAAGVTMLGYPALVAKDTLKQWAFVKRITKERSSI; encoded by the coding sequence ATGAATGATAAAACTTTTACTATCGCTGAAATAAATTCCTTTTTAAAAGGCGATGTTGAAGGATATTATTCTGGTAAACTTACTGGTCCAGAAAATATAGATTCAGCTTTAACTTCTCAAATTACTTTTATACGTGATAAAAAATTTGAAAAAAAATGGCACACTTCAAAAGCATCTGTTGCTATTGTTAATAAAAATGTTTCTATTGAGCCAGGAGAAAAACGTGCATTTATCAAAGTTGATAATGTTGATTTAGCAATGTCTCAAATTTTAAGTATTTATGCATTGCCTTTAGCTGAAGTTAAAAATGAACAACATGTTACCGCAATAGTTGATCCAAGCGCAATTATTGGAAAAGGTGTGAAAATAGGAGCGGGGTGTTTTGTTGGACCAAGAACTATTATTGGAGATTATACGATTCTGTATCCGAATGTGACAATTTTAGATGATTGTGAAATCGGTAATAATAATGTATTTTGGTCAGGATCTGTAATTCGTGAGCGTACGGTTATCGGTTCTAATTGTATTTTCCATCCAAATGCGACAATTGGTGCTGATGGTTTTGGATACAGACCTTGTCCAGAAGTTGGATTAGTAAAAATTCCACATATCGGTAATGTAATGATTGGCGATTGGGTTGAGATTGGTGCTAATTCGTGTGTAGATCGTGGAAAATTTAGTTCGACAGTTATTGGAACGGGATGTAAAATAGATAATTTAGTTCAAATTGGTCATAATAGTGTTCTAGGTAATTTTTGTATAATGGCTGGAAACAGTGGTTTAGCAGGTTCAGTAAAATTAGGAAATGGTGTAGTAATTGGCGGAAGTGCTTCTATAAAAGACCATACCGTAATTGGAGATGGGGCTGTAATTGGTGCAGGTTCTGGTGTAACAGGAGATGTTGCAGCTGGAGTTACAATGCTTGGTTATCCTGCTTTAGTTGCAAAAGATACATTAAAACAATGGGCTTTTGTCAAACGAATTACAAAAGAAAGAAGTAGTATATAA
- a CDS encoding alpha/beta hydrolase — MKLFYSLCFFLINFYSINAQESLIKVEQFSLDSKILGENREIDIHLPKNYFNTEFDKAYYPVVYVLDGERNFPMLTALEIYGTRSMYRAFPEMIIVGIRNIDRNRDFTPTVPSDTSSTKKANFPTSGKATEFLSFINDELKPYIDSNFRTNGYNILHGHSFGGLFALNTWVSNPNSFDAYIAIDPSLWWDNRVVFDRLKEAVENNTLPVKNVYVALAFESQEASKDRLNHGGSIREFCEKVLTLNPKIDELSDWKYYPDKDHGTVPWPSSLDAFTSLFQGMQLQVKKIPSNPELVKKQYEQLSLKLGHKILPDESLLLELVKYTKKNNKSEEAQILIDYYKEIYPKSKQLLNL; from the coding sequence ATGAAATTATTTTATTCACTTTGCTTTTTCTTAATCAATTTCTATTCGATTAACGCACAAGAATCACTTATTAAGGTTGAACAATTTTCACTAGATTCTAAAATTCTTGGAGAAAATCGCGAAATTGATATTCATTTACCTAAGAATTATTTTAATACAGAATTCGATAAAGCTTATTATCCTGTAGTTTATGTTTTGGATGGCGAAAGAAATTTTCCGATGTTAACAGCATTAGAAATTTATGGTACACGTAGCATGTATCGTGCTTTTCCAGAAATGATTATAGTTGGTATTCGTAATATTGACAGAAATAGAGATTTTACACCTACTGTTCCTTCTGATACATCTTCAACTAAAAAAGCTAATTTTCCAACATCAGGAAAAGCAACAGAATTTTTATCGTTTATAAATGACGAATTAAAACCTTATATTGATTCAAATTTTAGAACAAATGGATATAATATTTTACATGGACATTCATTTGGAGGATTGTTTGCTTTAAATACATGGGTTTCTAATCCAAATAGTTTTGATGCTTATATTGCAATTGACCCGAGTTTATGGTGGGATAATCGTGTTGTTTTTGATAGATTGAAAGAAGCTGTAGAAAATAATACACTTCCGGTTAAAAATGTTTATGTAGCATTAGCCTTTGAGTCTCAAGAAGCCTCAAAAGATAGATTAAATCACGGTGGTTCAATCCGTGAATTTTGTGAAAAAGTTTTAACTTTAAATCCTAAAATCGATGAATTATCAGACTGGAAATATTATCCAGATAAAGACCACGGTACTGTTCCATGGCCATCAAGTTTAGATGCTTTTACATCGTTATTTCAAGGAATGCAATTACAAGTTAAAAAAATACCATCAAATCCAGAATTGGTAAAAAAACAATATGAACAATTATCTTTGAAATTGGGACACAAAATTTTACCAGACGAATCATTACTTTTGGAATTGGTAAAATACACAAAGAAAAATAATAAGAGTGAAGAAGCTCAAATTCTAATAGATTATTATAAAGAAATTTATCCTAAAAGTAAACAACTTCTGAATCTTTAG
- a CDS encoding polysaccharide biosynthesis C-terminal domain-containing protein, whose amino-acid sequence MDSKFSSKQALLFSIINYIGVAIGMISTLFIYPNDKEFLGIVRFIDGFAQILYPIMVFGASTALLNFQPQLNAFLQRKLFSYSVVSIVFMILFCTFFVSIFYFLEVTKNTEYYIYGFIIAVFLAFVDLMKRQAYNLQKIAVPTFFEKIIPKITLPLAFILVLYFSFSYHQALRIYTFSFLIIFIAIAWYLLRIFKPVFSFNYQDLFQEISKKEYYKYSLYAFCASLGSFFAFRIDSIMIPEFISNEANGDFNIGVNLANALMIPATGVFALYSPIISEALKNNDFKILNLKYAEVAKNLYFIGILMFGCLLLGISDFIALLPTAQKLAPTIPILYILGLNVILNMATGFNTEIIAYSKFYKFNLIAILSLAILNIGLNFLILTQTYYGIIGVAYASLFSMFIFNLIKMIFIYRKFKMVPFSMTYFKTVVLSIILLGICFVLPLDYFNKFGFIVRCILFSFGFMSIVFMTGWVPELNVNVIKIWKKLKS is encoded by the coding sequence ATGGATTCTAAATTTTCGAGTAAACAAGCCTTATTATTCTCAATAATCAACTACATTGGAGTTGCTATTGGAATGATTTCGACTTTGTTTATTTATCCGAATGATAAAGAATTTCTCGGAATTGTAAGGTTTATCGACGGGTTTGCTCAAATTTTATATCCGATTATGGTTTTTGGTGCTTCAACTGCATTGTTAAATTTTCAGCCACAGTTAAATGCTTTTTTACAGCGCAAATTATTCTCGTACAGTGTAGTTTCTATTGTTTTTATGATTTTATTCTGTACTTTTTTTGTTAGCATTTTTTATTTTCTAGAAGTTACTAAAAACACCGAATATTATATTTACGGATTTATCATTGCTGTTTTTTTAGCCTTTGTTGATTTGATGAAACGGCAAGCTTATAATTTACAAAAAATAGCAGTGCCTACTTTTTTTGAAAAAATAATTCCAAAAATAACCTTGCCTTTAGCCTTTATTTTGGTGCTTTATTTTTCTTTTTCATATCATCAAGCTTTAAGAATTTATACGTTTTCTTTTTTAATTATTTTTATCGCAATTGCTTGGTATTTGCTTCGCATTTTTAAGCCTGTTTTTAGTTTTAATTATCAAGATTTGTTTCAAGAAATTTCAAAAAAGGAATATTATAAATACAGTTTATATGCTTTTTGTGCAAGTTTAGGTTCTTTTTTTGCTTTTCGTATCGATTCGATTATGATTCCCGAATTTATTTCTAACGAAGCAAATGGAGATTTTAATATCGGTGTAAATTTAGCAAACGCTTTGATGATTCCAGCAACTGGAGTTTTTGCGCTTTATAGTCCGATTATTTCTGAAGCTTTAAAAAATAACGATTTTAAAATCTTAAATCTCAAATATGCAGAAGTTGCTAAGAATTTATATTTTATTGGAATTTTAATGTTTGGATGTTTGCTTTTAGGAATTTCAGATTTTATTGCATTGCTTCCTACAGCTCAAAAATTAGCACCAACAATTCCAATTTTGTATATTTTAGGATTAAACGTTATCTTAAATATGGCAACCGGATTTAATACAGAAATCATTGCATATTCTAAATTTTATAAATTTAATTTAATTGCCATTTTATCGTTAGCTATTTTAAACATCGGATTAAATTTCTTAATTCTTACTCAAACTTATTATGGAATTATTGGAGTTGCCTATGCATCATTATTTTCAATGTTTATTTTTAATCTAATTAAAATGATTTTTATTTATCGTAAGTTTAAAATGGTTCCTTTTTCAATGACTTATTTTAAAACGGTTGTTTTATCAATTATTTTATTAGGGATTTGCTTTGTACTACCGTTAGATTATTTCAATAAATTCGGATTTATCGTTCGATGTATTTTATTTTCGTTCGGATTTATGAGTATTGTTTTTATGACAGGCTGGGTTCCAGAACTTAATGTAAACGTTATAAAAATATGGAAAAAACTAAAAAGTTAA
- a CDS encoding methyltransferase domain-containing protein, translated as MYEKTYPKERFEKTLNFLNKHLKKSEDILDLGVENPLSKLMKTEGFKVQNTKGEDIDLNYESLDNNKYNVLTAFEIFEHLLNPFTVLQHCKADKIFISVPLRLWFSPAYRSKTDMWDRHYHEFEDWQLDWLLEKAGFKIIDSIKWAHPVKKIGIRPILRKFTPRYYLVYAERI; from the coding sequence ATGTACGAAAAAACATATCCGAAAGAAAGATTCGAAAAAACCTTGAATTTCTTAAATAAACACTTAAAAAAATCTGAGGATATTTTGGATTTAGGTGTAGAAAATCCGCTTTCGAAGTTGATGAAAACTGAAGGTTTTAAAGTTCAAAACACCAAAGGTGAAGATATTGATTTGAATTATGAATCGCTTGACAATAACAAATACAACGTGTTAACAGCTTTTGAAATATTTGAACATTTATTGAATCCGTTTACTGTTTTACAACATTGTAAAGCTGATAAGATTTTTATTTCGGTTCCGTTGCGCTTGTGGTTTTCGCCTGCTTACAGAAGCAAAACCGATATGTGGGACAGACATTATCACGAATTTGAAGATTGGCAATTGGATTGGTTATTAGAAAAAGCTGGTTTTAAAATCATCGATTCAATCAAATGGGCGCATCCAGTAAAAAAAATTGGAATTCGTCCGATTTTAAGAAAATTTACACCACGTTATTATTTAGTTTACGCAGAACGCATCTAA
- a CDS encoding glycosyltransferase, with product MNYYIIIPAYNEEKFIEVTLQSILNQTLLPKKVIVVNDNSTDKTSEIISEFESKYGIFKQVLKVSENIHLPGSKVIQAFEKGLEVLDDDYDFIVKLDADLILPNNYFEEIAKTFQSDNKIGMVGGFAYIEKNNEWILENLTDKDHIRGAFKAYRKDCFKQIGGLKTAMGWDTVDELLCRFYGWKIKTIAELKVKHLKPTGANYNKTARYKQGEAFYTLGYGFTITAIAGLKLALRKKKPLLFIDYINGFRKAKKENKPLLVTTEQAKFIRNYRWKKIKEKVFG from the coding sequence ATGAATTATTACATAATTATTCCAGCTTACAACGAAGAAAAATTTATCGAAGTTACGTTGCAATCCATTTTGAATCAGACTTTACTTCCCAAAAAAGTAATCGTAGTTAATGATAATTCAACCGATAAAACATCTGAAATTATTTCTGAATTTGAATCAAAATATGGAATTTTCAAACAAGTTTTAAAAGTCTCAGAAAACATTCATTTACCAGGAAGTAAAGTAATTCAGGCATTTGAAAAAGGTTTAGAAGTTTTGGATGATGATTATGATTTTATTGTAAAGCTTGATGCCGATTTGATTTTACCAAATAACTATTTTGAAGAAATCGCAAAAACATTTCAATCTGATAATAAAATTGGAATGGTTGGCGGATTTGCTTATATCGAAAAAAACAACGAATGGATTTTAGAAAACTTAACCGATAAAGACCATATTCGAGGAGCATTTAAGGCTTACCGAAAAGATTGTTTTAAACAAATTGGTGGTCTAAAAACTGCAATGGGTTGGGATACGGTCGATGAACTTTTATGTAGATTTTACGGTTGGAAAATAAAAACAATTGCTGAACTAAAGGTTAAACATTTAAAACCAACTGGCGCTAATTACAATAAAACTGCACGTTACAAACAAGGTGAAGCTTTTTATACGTTAGGATACGGATTTACAATAACCGCAATTGCAGGTTTAAAATTAGCTTTGCGTAAAAAGAAACCTTTGTTATTTATCGATTACATCAACGGTTTTAGAAAAGCAAAAAAAGAAAACAAACCTTTATTGGTAACCACAGAACAAGCAAAATTCATCAGAAATTACCGTTGGAAAAAAATTAAAGAAAAAGTCTTTGGTTAG
- a CDS encoding MlaE family ABC transporter permease, with protein MINMLKSIGKYFIMLADMFKSPTKWRIMKTLIFKEIDELIIGSLGIVCFLSFFIGAVVTIQTALNLNNPLIPKYLIGFTARQSIILEFSPTFISIIMAGRMGSYITSSIGTMRVTEQIDALEVMGINSLNYLVFPKLIASITYPFIIAISMFIGIFGGYIAGVFAGYLSSEEFIYGLQDSFTPYHIVYAFIKTAVFGFLLATIPSYFGYYMQGGALEVGKASTKSFVWTSVAIILVNYILTQILLS; from the coding sequence ATGATAAACATGTTAAAAAGTATAGGTAAATACTTCATAATGTTGGCTGATATGTTCAAGAGTCCAACAAAATGGAGAATTATGAAAACATTAATTTTCAAAGAAATAGATGAACTTATCATCGGGTCTTTAGGAATTGTTTGTTTTCTATCGTTCTTCATTGGTGCCGTTGTTACCATACAAACCGCTTTAAACTTAAACAATCCGCTTATTCCCAAATATTTAATTGGTTTTACAGCAAGACAATCTATTATTTTAGAGTTCTCGCCTACTTTTATTTCCATAATTATGGCCGGAAGAATGGGTTCTTATATCACTTCAAGTATTGGAACCATGCGTGTAACTGAGCAAATTGACGCACTTGAAGTAATGGGAATTAATTCATTGAACTACTTAGTTTTCCCTAAATTAATTGCTTCAATAACTTATCCGTTCATTATTGCAATTAGTATGTTTATTGGAATTTTTGGAGGATACATTGCTGGTGTTTTTGCAGGATATTTATCAAGTGAAGAATTTATTTATGGTTTACAAGATTCTTTTACACCATATCATATCGTTTATGCTTTTATTAAAACAGCTGTATTTGGATTTTTATTAGCAACCATTCCATCTTATTTTGGATATTATATGCAAGGTGGTGCACTTGAAGTAGGTAAAGCAAGTACAAAATCATTCGTTTGGACGAGTGTTGCCATCATTTTAGTGAACTATATATTAACTCAAATTTTATTAAGCTAA
- a CDS encoding ABC transporter ATP-binding protein, producing MIEVKDIRKSFDGKEVLKGISTVYEKGKTNLIIGQSGSGKTVMLKTLLGVHTPNSGQILFDGQDYATLDIMQKREIRTQIGMVFQGSALFDSMNVEENIAFPLKMFTQKTDKEIKERAQEVIERVNLKDANLKMPSEISGGMQKRVAIARAIVNNPKYLFCDEPNSGLDPKTSIVIDELIQEITHEYQMTTVINTHDMNSVLQIGEHIVFLKDGKLAWTGTNKEIMHTENPDIIDFVYSSDLLKEIRNFHNKNKV from the coding sequence ATGATTGAGGTAAAAGATATTAGAAAATCGTTTGACGGAAAAGAAGTTTTAAAAGGAATTTCTACTGTTTACGAAAAAGGAAAAACCAACTTAATCATTGGGCAATCAGGTTCGGGAAAAACCGTAATGCTGAAAACACTTTTAGGAGTTCACACACCAAATAGTGGTCAAATTTTATTTGACGGTCAAGATTACGCTACGTTAGATATAATGCAAAAACGTGAAATCAGAACACAAATTGGAATGGTTTTTCAAGGTTCAGCTTTGTTTGATTCGATGAATGTGGAAGAAAATATTGCGTTTCCTTTAAAAATGTTCACTCAAAAAACAGACAAAGAAATCAAAGAACGCGCTCAAGAAGTTATTGAACGTGTGAATTTAAAAGATGCAAATTTAAAAATGCCATCTGAAATTTCTGGAGGAATGCAAAAGCGTGTTGCTATTGCTCGTGCTATTGTAAATAATCCGAAATATTTATTTTGTGATGAACCAAACTCAGGATTAGACCCAAAAACATCAATTGTAATTGATGAATTAATTCAAGAAATCACACACGAATATCAAATGACGACCGTAATTAACACACACGATATGAACTCGGTTTTACAAATTGGAGAACATATTGTTTTCTTAAAAGACGGAAAATTAGCTTGGACTGGAACTAATAAAGAAATTATGCACACAGAAAATCCAGATATTATTGACTTTGTATATTCATCAGACTTATTAAAAGAGATTCGTAATTTCCACAATAAGAATAAAGTATAA
- a CDS encoding mannose-1-phosphate guanylyltransferase, giving the protein MNENYYAIIMAGGVGSRFWPVSTPEFPKQFHDMLGTGETLIQKTFTRLSQLIPKENILILTNDKYAEIVQEQLPMINSEQIVLEPEMRNTAPCILYASMKIKKMNPNALMIVAPSDHWIEDEVQFVANLQRSFDICEHDNVLMTLGILPTFPNTGYGYIEFDKLDSRQVKKVVQFREKPDYVTAKKFIQSRNFLWNSGIFIWSVSSILNAFEKFQPAMYHLFNDGFDKLNTEDEADFVADNYGKSDNISIDYAVMENAQNVFVLPATFDWNDLGTWGSLYDKLPKDTNENAVVNATIVIENASNNIIRTNAGKKVVIDGLNDYIIVDEDDVLLIYPKKKEQDIKQIVAKINAK; this is encoded by the coding sequence ATGAACGAAAATTATTACGCAATTATAATGGCAGGCGGTGTAGGTTCACGCTTTTGGCCAGTAAGTACACCTGAGTTTCCTAAACAATTTCACGATATGTTAGGAACGGGAGAAACTTTGATACAAAAAACATTTACACGTTTGAGTCAATTGATTCCAAAAGAAAATATATTGATTTTAACCAACGATAAATATGCTGAAATAGTTCAAGAACAATTGCCGATGATTAATAGCGAGCAAATTGTTTTAGAACCAGAAATGCGAAACACGGCTCCTTGTATTTTATATGCATCGATGAAAATTAAAAAAATGAATCCGAATGCGTTGATGATTGTTGCGCCGTCTGACCATTGGATTGAAGATGAGGTACAATTTGTAGCTAACTTACAACGTTCGTTTGACATTTGTGAGCATGATAATGTGTTGATGACTTTAGGTATTTTACCAACATTTCCAAATACCGGTTACGGTTATATCGAGTTTGATAAGTTAGATTCGCGTCAGGTTAAAAAAGTGGTGCAATTCCGTGAAAAACCAGATTATGTTACCGCTAAAAAATTCATTCAGAGTAGAAATTTCTTATGGAATTCAGGAATTTTTATTTGGAGTGTTTCGTCGATTTTAAATGCTTTTGAGAAATTTCAGCCAGCAATGTATCATTTATTTAACGATGGTTTTGATAAATTAAATACAGAAGATGAAGCTGATTTTGTGGCTGATAATTACGGTAAATCGGATAATATTTCGATTGATTATGCGGTAATGGAAAATGCTCAAAACGTATTTGTTTTGCCTGCAACTTTTGATTGGAATGATTTAGGAACTTGGGGTTCACTTTATGATAAGTTACCGAAAGATACCAATGAAAATGCAGTTGTAAATGCTACGATAGTTATTGAAAATGCTTCGAATAATATCATCAGAACCAACGCCGGAAAAAAAGTGGTTATCGATGGTTTAAATGATTACATCATTGTAGATGAAGACGATGTTTTATTGATTTATCCGAAAAAGAAAGAACAAGATATTAAGCAGATTGTTGCTAAGATAAACGCAAAGTAA
- a CDS encoding ImmA/IrrE family metallo-endopeptidase translates to MQTVLQKYLPEHAVVPVFELIKNNQVHLKVVNERVTRHGDYRKNPDGSHAITVNSNLNKYRFLITLIHEIAHLVAFKKYGRNIKPHGIEWKHSFQLLMIPFINPNIFPNEVLPLIAKHFRNPTASSDTDAMLSMALKRYDAPNENYFINDLPLGCFFRIPSGRVFKKGHLRVKLFECMEVKTGKTYLFKPNAEVELLKIS, encoded by the coding sequence TTGCAAACGGTTTTACAAAAATATTTACCCGAACATGCGGTCGTGCCAGTTTTTGAATTGATAAAAAATAATCAAGTTCATTTAAAAGTGGTTAATGAACGCGTAACTCGTCATGGAGATTATCGTAAAAATCCCGATGGTTCACATGCGATTACAGTAAATTCAAATTTAAATAAATACCGTTTTTTAATTACCTTAATACACGAAATTGCTCATTTAGTAGCTTTTAAAAAATACGGTCGAAACATCAAACCGCACGGAATAGAATGGAAACATTCGTTTCAATTATTGATGATTCCGTTTATAAATCCGAATATTTTTCCGAATGAAGTTTTACCTTTAATCGCTAAACATTTCCGAAATCCTACAGCAAGTAGTGACACCGATGCGATGCTTTCGATGGCTTTAAAACGTTATGATGCTCCTAACGAAAACTATTTTATAAATGACTTACCTTTGGGATGTTTTTTTAGAATTCCGTCTGGAAGAGTTTTTAAGAAAGGTCATTTACGTGTAAAACTTTTTGAATGTATGGAAGTAAAAACCGGAAAAACTTATTTGTTTAAACCTAATGCAGAAGTTGAGCTGCTGAAAATTAGTTAA
- a CDS encoding SDR family NAD(P)-dependent oxidoreductase: MKNILITGTSRGIGLELVKKLAHEGNRILAVSRKIADELSLLSNVTYISADLSKASDLEKVKNEIQINFKKIDILIHNAGAIVNKPFAEISSEEFEYVYKVNVFGVAALNRTVLPFMPNGSHVVTISSMGGIQGSLKFPGLAAYSSSKGAVITLSELLAEEYKVQGVAFNVLALGAVQTEMLQEAFPGYQAPINPEGMANYIADFALNGNKYFNGKVLEVSSSTP, translated from the coding sequence ATGAAAAATATATTGATAACCGGGACTAGCCGAGGTATTGGATTGGAATTGGTTAAAAAATTAGCACACGAAGGAAATCGTATTTTAGCAGTTTCAAGAAAAATTGCAGATGAATTAAGTTTATTATCAAATGTAACTTATATTTCTGCTGACTTATCTAAAGCGTCAGATTTAGAAAAAGTAAAAAATGAAATTCAAATCAATTTCAAAAAAATTGATATTCTAATTCACAATGCGGGGGCTATCGTAAATAAACCATTTGCAGAGATTTCTTCAGAAGAATTTGAATACGTTTACAAAGTTAATGTTTTTGGCGTAGCAGCTTTAAATCGTACCGTTTTACCTTTTATGCCAAACGGAAGCCATGTGGTTACTATTAGTAGTATGGGCGGTATTCAAGGAAGTTTAAAATTCCCTGGATTAGCAGCTTATAGTTCAAGTAAAGGAGCTGTAATTACGCTTTCTGAGCTCTTGGCCGAAGAATATAAAGTGCAAGGTGTAGCTTTTAATGTTTTGGCTTTAGGAGCCGTGCAAACTGAAATGTTACAAGAAGCTTTTCCTGGTTATCAAGCACCAATTAATCCGGAAGGTATGGCAAATTATATTGCTGATTTTGCATTGAACGGGAATAAATATTTCAACGGAAAAGTTTTAGAAGTATCATCATCAACACCATAA
- a CDS encoding M28 family peptidase, with amino-acid sequence MKNISLVFLLALVGLSSFAQTNQTYQIKEENIIKTLKYLTSDELEGRDSGSKGIELAANYLENQFKEVGIKPYFKTYFDTLSNFKPVAYNVVGLIEGNDSELKNEFVILGAHYDHIGRIAAVDGDDIANGANDNASGTTMVSEVAKYFAETKSNKRSILVVYFSAEEKGLLGAYSLAEKLKKENFNLYLMLNFEMLGVPMNKDYEVFITGFKKSNMAQKMNEYAGSNFVGYLPQEFQYRLFMASDNFPFYTEFNVPSQTICTFDFDNFKYYHHVKDEFEVMDTKHMTELSNKLLPIVTKMVNATSQEIKLNEE; translated from the coding sequence ATGAAAAATATATCTTTAGTGTTTTTACTTGCTTTAGTTGGATTGAGTTCGTTTGCGCAAACTAATCAAACGTATCAAATTAAAGAAGAAAATATAATCAAAACTTTAAAATATTTAACTTCAGACGAATTAGAAGGACGTGATTCTGGCTCAAAAGGAATTGAATTAGCTGCTAATTATCTGGAAAATCAGTTTAAAGAAGTTGGAATAAAGCCTTATTTTAAAACCTACTTTGATACCTTATCAAACTTTAAACCTGTAGCCTATAATGTAGTTGGTTTGATTGAAGGAAATGACTCAGAATTAAAAAACGAATTTGTTATTCTTGGTGCACATTACGACCATATTGGTAGAATCGCTGCTGTTGATGGAGATGATATTGCAAATGGTGCAAACGATAATGCTTCTGGAACTACGATGGTATCTGAAGTTGCTAAATACTTTGCAGAAACTAAATCGAACAAACGTAGTATTTTGGTTGTTTATTTCTCTGCCGAAGAAAAAGGTTTACTTGGCGCTTATTCATTAGCTGAAAAATTAAAAAAAGAGAACTTTAATTTGTATTTGATGTTGAATTTCGAAATGTTAGGAGTTCCGATGAATAAAGATTACGAAGTTTTTATTACTGGTTTTAAGAAATCGAATATGGCTCAGAAAATGAACGAATATGCAGGAAGTAATTTCGTAGGATATTTACCTCAAGAATTCCAATATCGTTTGTTTATGGCGTCTGACAATTTTCCATTTTACACGGAGTTTAACGTACCTTCGCAAACCATTTGTACGTTCGATTTTGATAATTTTAAATATTATCATCATGTAAAGGATGAATTTGAAGTTATGGATACCAAGCACATGACCGAATTGTCAAATAAATTATTACCAATTGTTACCAAGATGGTTAATGCAACATCGCAAGAAATAAAATTAAACGAAGAATGA